The Vicingaceae bacterium genome contains the following window.
GTACCGATTTGTTGTTCTTTTACATTTACTTTTTGTTCTTCCGTAGTTTTCGTAACATTTATATTTTCCATAACAGACGATTTTTTACGTAGCAATAATATAAAGAATATTTTTTTGATTTTTTCCTGTTCAATTTTTTAATTAACAATTTTTTCTAAAAAATTTTTTTTGAATAAAAATCTATTTTTTTATATATTTAAGCACCTTGAAACAGTAATGTATGGTCCTCTTTTCTTTATTCCATAAAGGTTTCAGGTCTTTTTTGCAACCTTCTTTTGGAAAACCTAAATTGTTATGTGCTTAAAAATCAAATTATTTTGCCATCCATCTTATTGTTTGGATGGTTGTGTTGGTTTTAACTTCAAATATGTACATTCCTGATGGAAATTCTGTATGGATCGAAAAATTGTTCTGATTTATGTTATGATATGTTTTTAATAATTTTCCATGCAAGTTGTATATTTTCACCAATTCAAGTGGTTCGTGTGATTTTATGTTGACAATATTGTCACCCGGGTTGGGATATAAAATGATATCCGAATTGCCGGTTGATAATGCCTTTATGTTATTGACTCCCAATGTAAATGTGGCTGAATCGGTACAACCGCTCATCTGGTCGGTTACAATAACCGTATATACACCCGGCGGCACATTTGTGAGATCTTCTGTGGTTGCGCCATTACTCCATTGGAAAGAGTAATTTCCGGTTCCTCCAAAAACAATGAGATCAACCGATCCGCTATTGGGGGCAGGCGGAATGATGACAGCATTGATAAACAATTGACATGAATCTCCCACACAAAAATCCTGTGTTAAGGAATTAGCATTGAACGTATTATTAAAAATTAACGTGTCATTTCCTTGCTTAATCAATAGATAACCCGATCCGTAATTACAACAAAATCCATCTCCATAAGCATCTTTCAACACCAACCGGAAACATCCTTCCCACAGACATAAATTGTAGTTGAAGGTTTGTCCTCCGTTCACATCTTCATAAGGTCCGCCTTTGCTTATCACCGTACCGTCTGATGATTGAATTTCCCAATAAGTTTCAGAGCCGAAATTGTCGGTTTTAATTTGCAGCGAAAGGTTTACAGGGTTGTTTTGATAGATAAAAGTCCGGATTAAGTGATTGTCCGGCTGATAATCTTGTTGTGAGTTCACTTCCATCACCTGAGCTTCCAGTTGATTTATACCGGGTACAAAATTCAAAATGGGCACATGGACGGTATCGGTGGCAAGATACTTCAATGTATCAAAGTTTTTCATAAGAGTCACACTCTGCCAACCATTTAAAATAAACTTTATCTTGGCTTGCAAAATGGGTTGATTTCCTGTATTTCTCACTATGATGTATGGTGTTGCATTCCCGCAGGAGGTGCTGTAAATACCTTGCATCGACAGTAGAGTTAAATTTAAATTATGCAAGGAAGGATTGGGGTCAAAGGCAATTAACCTTTTTTTACCGGATTGGGATGGATCGAGCCAATATTTCAATTGTTGACTGCTATCGGCATAAAAATCCCAAGATACGGAAAATTTCCCGTAATAATCGGCGTAATCTGTTGCAAAACAAGAAGCATTGCCTCCATGCAGTTGACCTGTAATCAAATGATATTCGTCAAACAAAGGAGAACCGGACGAACCCCCTTCAGTTGTACCGGATTCCCAATTATCGACTTTCCAATGATTATTCCCTTGCAGGTAATAACCCGATGATTGCAAGGAATCGAATTGATGGGATATTTTTGCCACATCTCCGCTCGGATGATGAATTCCGGTTGCCTCTAAAGGGGTACGTCCGGTGGCATCCCACCCGGCATAGATTACTTGATAAGACAAAGGGGGAGTTTGGTTGAGCTCTACAAGACAAAAATCACTGGTGGATGATGCCGCTCTTATCGTACAACCTTGTATGGTCATATTGGTGTTTCCGTCTATGGATGGTGAACATTGTGAGGAATAATAGTTAAACATAAAGATATTATTGGTAGATACTCCACAATGATTGGCGGTCAAAATATAGGGCTTTCCGTCATTGGCTGTATTGTTAATCAAGGCACCACTGCAAAACCTTGCATTTCCGGCCGTAAGCAACATAACGACCGACCGAAGTTCGGGTTTCCATTGCAATGAGTCACAGATGGCATTCACATTACAGCCACCTGCATCTCCAAAGTTTTTTAGCCAGTCGTTAAGTGTTCTGTATCCATAAATTATTTCAGAAATTTCTAACTCTACACGGTCATAGAGAGATAAAGGCACATTGATTTCAAATATAATTTCGTCATCATAGATAAAACCTGTCGCAAACCTTCCGTCAGGATTATGATGAAATGATGTGAAAGCCCCGAGAATCGATTTTTTACGAGGTGAGTAAACAAAAAACTTTGCACCTTCGGGCATGTGAAATTTATTGTAATTGACATTCAAACTTTTGGCGCCCGGTATTCTTATTTTCAAACGCCAAACAGCCATATTTTTTTCGGTAAACCATATTCCGGAATTTAATGTGTTGAACGAAACACTCACAGGCAAACCAAAACGCCACGGAATATCTTTATATTGATCGGTAATGGCGTCCTCTTCCCGTGCTTTGTTGACATCCGGAGGGGTAAGTTCAACCACGGGAGGATCAGGTAAATGGAATTGATGGGAAAGTGGCTCGAATGGTAAATTGATTTGTGCCGAAAGGAAATATCCCATCAAAAAGTTAAGGGTAATGAGTAATCTTACCGGAATCGTCGATACACAACAAAATTTCATAATTTTCTACAGTTTTCAATTCTCTAATGTAAAAATACAATTTTTTATGCTTGATTGTATTGGAAATTTCAAAATCTTTGACAGGTAATAATTTCAGATGGAAACGCAAAAAGCCCTGAATAGTATCTGTGCCACATAATTGCAGTTGAAATTCAGGTTCATTATCTATGGTATGCATTAATTCAATTTCCAAAGTGTCGTGAAAAATGCCGACATTTAGAATTTGATAGTGTTTGAAATCATCCCGGTAATGACAAGGAGCATGCATGATTATTTGTGCAAATGAAGGGAAAGCAATTAATAAAAGGAAGGAAACATAAAACAATCTCATTCTCAAAATTTTTCATAAAATTATGTTACTCTTTTGAGTGAAGAGAGAAGCGTATAAATTTTTTATTCATAGCATTATGTTAATTTCCTGATTTTTCTTTGATTAAGCGGGAGATTGCGAGTAATTCATCCCTTAAACGAGCGGCTTCAAGAAAATTGGTTTCTTTTGCTGCTTTCTCCATGGCTTCTTTTGTTTGCCACATTAGTTTTTCCAATTTATCCACAGGAAGGTATTTTATGACCGGATCAGCCACCAAACCTTTTAAAACATCATCGCTGTATTGCACGCTTTCTTTTGAAGGTTCATCGTTTGAAAACGCACTGGATCTTTTTTTGACAATCTGTTTTGGAGTGATGCCGTGTTTACGATTATATTCCATTTGTTTCAATCTTCTCCGATTGGTTTCGTCAATGGTTCGTTGCATGGAGTCGGTGATTTTATCGGCATACATGATCACTTTGCCGTCTATATTTCTTGCAGCACGTCCGGCGGTCTGAGTCAACGAAGTGTCCGAACGCAAAAATCCTTCTTTGTCTGCGTCCAAAATTGCCACCAATGCCACTTCCGGCAAATCCAAGCCCTCGCGCAATAAATTAATTCCCACCAGTACGTCAAACATTCCTTTTCTGAAATCTTCAAGTATCTTAACGCGGTCAAGCGTATCTATATCAGAGTGAATGTATTCGCTCCTGACACCCATTTTTTGCAAGAATGAGGTTAGTTCTTCGGCCATTCTTTTGGTTAAAGTGGTAACCAATACTCTTTGGTCGTTTTTAACACATTGTCTAATCTCTTCGAGCAAGTCGTCAATTTGATTCTCAGTGGGTCTTACTTCAATGGGCGGATCAACCAATCCGGTTGGTCTTACCACCTGTTCAACCAAAATACCTTCCGAATCCTTCAATTCAAAATCGCCGGGAGTGGCACTTACATATATCACTTGCGGTATTAAGGCATAAAATTCGTCAAAAGTCAATGGTCTGTTATCCATAGCCGCAGGTAGTCGGAAACCATATTCCACAAGATTTTGCTTTCGCGACCGATCTCCACCGTACATAGCACGCAGTTGAGGAATGGTGACATGGCTTTCATCAATGACAATTAAATAATCTTCTGGAAAATAATCCAACAGGCAAAATGGTCTTTGCCCCGGTTTGCGGCCATCAAAATAACGTGAATAATTTTCGATCCCGGAACAATAACCAAGTTCGCGGATCATTTCAATATCGTAAGTTACACGCTCATGCAGACGTTTCGCTTCAAGAGTTCTCCCTTCTTTTTGCAATTGTTCGACTCTGATATCCAAATCTCTTTGAATTTCTTGCAAAATACCTTCCAACGATTGATTGCCCGTAACAAAAATGTTTGAAGGGTATAACACCAATTCCTCATATTCTTCAATAGTAAAACCATTGATGGGATCAAAACTTTCAATATTTTCAATTTCATCACCCCAAAAAATCAAACGATATGCTTCATCTGCATAAGCAGGCCAGATATCCACCGTATCTCCTTTTACCCTGAAATTTCCCCGATAAAAGCGTTCATCATTTCTTGAATACATGGATCCTACCAAATCGTGCAACAATTTGTTGCGACTGATAAGTTGACCTTGACGCAAAGTTATTTTATGAGAGGTAAAATTTTCCGGATTACCCAAACCATAGATACAAGAAACCGAGGAAACCACAATGACGTCTTTGCGTCCGGACAA
Protein-coding sequences here:
- the uvrB gene encoding UvrABC system protein B; translation: MKKFKLRAPFKPSGDQPEAIRQLCEGLRQGRRAQTLLGVTGSGKTFTIANVIEQMQIPTLVLSHNKTLAAQLYSEFKEFFPENAVEYFVSYYDYYQPEAYLPVTDTYIEKDLSINEEIEKLRLSTTTALLSGRKDVIVVSSVSCIYGLGNPENFTSHKITLRQGQLISRNKLLHDLVGSMYSRNDERFYRGNFRVKGDTVDIWPAYADEAYRLIFWGDEIENIESFDPINGFTIEEYEELVLYPSNIFVTGNQSLEGILQEIQRDLDIRVEQLQKEGRTLEAKRLHERVTYDIEMIRELGYCSGIENYSRYFDGRKPGQRPFCLLDYFPEDYLIVIDESHVTIPQLRAMYGGDRSRKQNLVEYGFRLPAAMDNRPLTFDEFYALIPQVIYVSATPGDFELKDSEGILVEQVVRPTGLVDPPIEVRPTENQIDDLLEEIRQCVKNDQRVLVTTLTKRMAEELTSFLQKMGVRSEYIHSDIDTLDRVKILEDFRKGMFDVLVGINLLREGLDLPEVALVAILDADKEGFLRSDTSLTQTAGRAARNIDGKVIMYADKITDSMQRTIDETNRRRLKQMEYNRKHGITPKQIVKKRSSAFSNDEPSKESVQYSDDVLKGLVADPVIKYLPVDKLEKLMWQTKEAMEKAAKETNFLEAARLRDELLAISRLIKEKSGN